The following proteins come from a genomic window of Scomber japonicus isolate fScoJap1 chromosome 4, fScoJap1.pri, whole genome shotgun sequence:
- the LOC128357229 gene encoding N-acetyltransferase family 8 member 3: protein MAQKNDFQFSIREYRPSDEHGVMSLFRDGILENIYPAFFKALSHPDHIGVALSISMAGYVLGGSSYFQAVLFGSAWAGLIYYCCHEIYETYMLRRLSTDMANIQASYLDNPDNGFWVAEDSANDQSKVVGMVAVMGKKGGDENERCDDLNGGVMRGDAGDGSYGEMSCVVVAFPRRRKNLGLQLTQKALDFCKERGYTRLVLDISSPQTAAIALYQKLGFVQTASHSNTHANRWFSKLARINVMRMEKFI from the exons ATGGCCCAGAAAAATGACT TTCAATTCTCCATCAGGGAATATAGACCCTCAGATGAACATGGAGTCATGTCACTCTTCCGTGATGGCATCCTCGAAAATATTTACCCGGCCTTCTTCAAGGCCTTGAGCCACCCAGACCACATTGGTGTGGCTCTGAGTATTTCCATGGCTGGCTACGTGCTGGGAGGCAGCTCCTACTTCCAAGCTGTACTCTTTGGCAGTGCATGGGCTGGCCTCATTTATTACTGCTGCCATGAGATCTATGAAACCTACATGTTGAGGAGGCTGAGCACAGACATGGCCAACATTCAAGCCAGCTACCTGGACAACCCAGATAACGGTTTCTGGGTGGCGGAGGACAGCGCCAACGACCAGTCCAAGGTGGTGGGGATGGTGGCGGTGATGGGGAAGAAAGGAGGTGATGAAAATGAGAGGTGTGACGACTTGAACGGAGGAGTGATGAGAGGAGACGCTGGAGATGGAAGTTACGGCGAGATGTCCTGCGTTGTCGTGGCGTTTCCAAGGCGCCGTAAAAACCTGGGCTTACAGTTGACACAGAAGGCGTTGGACTTCTGCAAAGAGCGAGGCTACACCCGCCTCGTTCTGGACATCAGCTCACCACAGACGGCGGCCATTGCCCTCTACCAAAAATTAGGCTTTGTTCAAACAGCATCCCACAGTAACACACATGCTAATCGCTGGTTCTCCAAACTGGCCAGAATAAATGTGATGAGAATGGAGaagttcatttaa